The following coding sequences lie in one Drosophila bipectinata strain 14024-0381.07 chromosome XR, DbipHiC1v2, whole genome shotgun sequence genomic window:
- the LOC108131877 gene encoding A-type potassium channel modulatory protein DPP6 isoform X2: MVEIQKPHSALKRPSLKRETVVVNNSAPTIKKVTLVPKDEELVAISPERRNWRGIFIALLVIAAVFSLIIFSIFLLSPEDEGLRIRGRRMLPSDILGRSLQWKPFNGTWSNGRELIYRDPTGGLSILNMADLTTRILMTNSTFRQLNAESFLVAPDQKYVLLQSDTNAEGSRHHVYEVQTANTFPLGPTENIAEAPRLQHVVWAPANPPPPLAAPPPPPGSVPASPTTTLSPLPSGSIILNSLAGAANGAAAGGNGGGPAGGGAAGTGAGAGGGSGQNSNGKTGGYTLNQAIAFVHHNDIYYKPKVQGELVCRITQTGGGSEWGQGYPDEAAPTGGVVYNGVPDWTYENVPELESRRSSMEFSPDGLYLAYITYNDSEVNEYKYTWMGDDIKYPAVLTQRYPKTGARNPNVTVNVVNLSVIKYIFPTQIKLPADLANGSYVGGLTWASTIDLSVTVTNREQTKATTVLCRAPHFHCQAVHTEVTINDGWVLPSERPVFSARNQLISQQNKNQNQKMQQPVEELPTEPQINVTMEGGGSTTHEISNGGYLLKRLPVRDGEHGHYRHVVFISSLDRRPVPLTMGRFEVTEIIGWDEPHEIVYFMAAPEKRPGERHLYKISLKLNVTESNRTYITSTPPTCLTCDNTESTYRLHRARISQRGDRWEDIVARLEPDDCLYDIPKNCLFNRVQFSQDYSYYVQECLGPEAPSVYLVETASNDKIYVLNAGDVLRHRLSQLAVPQMRTFSVEIRHGFHAQVRLFLPPGMREEEDVAFPLVLH; encoded by the exons ATGGTCGAGATACAAAAGCCGCATTCGGCATTGAAAAGGCCATCGTTAAAACGGGAAACGGTCGTTGTTAACAACAGTGCTCCGACCATCAAGAAGGTGACTCTGGTGCCCAAGGATGAG gaaCTGGTGGCCATTTCTCCGGAACGTCGCAACTGGCGGGGAATCTTCATTGCTCTGCTGGTAATCGCCGCAGTTTTCAGCCTCATCATATTTTCGATCTTCCTGCTGTCGCCGGAGGACGAGGGCCTGCGCATTCGAGGCCGTCGCATGCTACCCAGCGATATCCTTGGCCGGAGTCTACAATGGAAGCCCTTCAACGGCACTTGGAGCAATG GTCGAGAGCTCATTTATCGGGATCCTACGGGCGGTTTGTCCATCCTCAACATGGCGGATCTCACCACACGCATTCTTATGACCAATTCAACGTTT cgcCAACTGAATGCGGAATCATTTCTCGTGGCACCAGACCAAAAATATGTTCTCCTGCAATCGGACACCAATGCCGAGGGCTCTAG ACATCACGTATACGAGGTGCAGACGGCAAACACATTTCCGCTGGGACCCACTGAGAACATTGCGGAGGCGCCCCGCCTGCAGCACGTGGTATGGGCCCCGGCCAACCCCCCACCGCCCCTGGCGGCACCGCCACCTCCCCCAGGCAGTGTCCCTGCCAGTCCCACCACCACCCTATCGCCCCTGCCCAGCGGCAGTATCATTCTGAACAGTTTGGCTGGCGCAGCGAATGGGGCAGCGGCCGGTGGCAATGGTGGCGGACCAGCCGGAGGGGGAGCAGCTGGAACTGGAGCCGGAGCAGGAGGAGGTAGTGGCCAAAATTCAAATGGAAAAACTGGCGGCTACACCCTGAATCAGGCCATAGCCTTTGTCCATCACAACGACATCTACTACAAGCCGAAAGTCCAGGGCGAACTCGTTTGCCGGATAACGCAAACGGGCGGCGGCAGCGAATGGGGGCAGGGCTATCCGGATGAGGCGGCGCCCACGGGGGGCGTGGTCTACAACGGTGTGCCGGACTGGACATACGAGAATGTACCAGAGCTAGAGAGTCGACGGAGCAGCATGGAGTTCTCACCGGATGGACTTTATTTGGCATATATAACGTACAATGACAGCGAAGTGAATGAATACAA ATACACCTGGATGGGTGATGACATCAAGTACCCTGCCGTTTTGACCCAGCGCTACCCCAAAACGGGCGCCCGCAATCCCAATGTTACGGTGAACGTGGTCAACCTGTCCGTGATCAAGTACATATTCCCCACCCAAATCAAGCTGCCCGCCGACCTGGCCAATGGAAGTTACGTGGGCGGCCTAACCTGGGCCTCGACCATCGATCTCTCGGTGACGGTTACCAATCGAGAGCAGACCAAGGCCACAACAGTGTTGTGCCGGGCACCGCACTTCCATTGCCAGGCGGTGCACACGGAGGTGACCATCAACGATGGGTGGGTGTTGCCCTCGGAACGACCGGTATTCTCCGCCCGGAATCAATTGATTTCCCAGCAAAACAAGAACCAAAACCAGAAAATGCAACAACCTGTGGAGGAGCTGCCGACCGAACCGCAAATTAATGTAACGATGGAGGGCGGGGGCAGCACCACCCATGAGATCAGCAACGGGGGATATCTACTGAAGAGATTACCGGTGCGGGATGGGGAACACGGCCACTACCGGCATGTGGTATTCATCTCCTCCCTGGACCGGAGACCTGTGCCCCTCACCATGGGTCGGTTCGAGGTTACCGAGATCATTGGCTGGGATGAACCGCATGAGATTGTCTATTTCATGGCCGCTCCGGAGAAACGTCCAGGGGAGCGACATCTCTACAAGATCAGCTTGAAGCTGAATGTCACGGAGTCGAACCGAACGTACATTACGTCCACACCGCCCACCTGTCTCACCTGCGACAACACCGAGTCCACCTATCGACTGCACAGGGCCAGGATATCCCAGCGGGGCGATCGCTGGGAGGACATTGTGGCGCGCTTGGAGCCGGACGACTGCCTCTACGACATACCCAAGAATTGTCTCTTCAATCGGGTCCAGTTCAGCCAGGACTATAGCTACTACGTACAAGAATGCCTCGGTCCCGAGGCTCCCAGTGTCTATCTGGTGGAGACGGCGAGCAATGACAAGATCTATGTCCTTAATGCCGGTGACGTCCTGCGGCATCGACTCTCCCAGCTGGCAGTGCCCCAGATGCGAACGTTTAGTGTAGAAATCCGCCATGGCTTCCACGCCCAGGTCCGTCTCTTCCTGCCACCGGGAATGCGAGAGGAGGAGGATGTGGCTTTCCCGTTAGTGTTGCAT